From the Eschrichtius robustus isolate mEscRob2 chromosome 19, mEscRob2.pri, whole genome shotgun sequence genome, the window gcagggagagcggGAAGAAGCTCTCTTACTATCTTGGAGTCGCAGCAGCAGCGTTTCACAGTCCTGCTCTGTCACCATCTGATTTTGAGAACCCAGGGTACAATATGAGTTACCTTCTGGTTCTTGTAGGCAAAGCTGTGTCACCTTGTCCATATAGAGGGCCTCAGGACCCCTTTGGGATGTTGCAGTTTCACCAGAGAGGTTTCAGGGAGGGATATGGGATGATCTTAACCTTAATTCGAGGGGGACTTTGATGCTATATAAGGCCCACAGGCGGGGTTCTGTCACCATTTTGATATAGGAAAATCCTCAGGCACAATTTGGgggtgttttttttggggggggtgtttTTGACCTCACTTCAAAGACCTGTCATTGCCCCTTGGCCATATTAGGGATGTCATATGTCCCAGGGTGTTAGGGGTCTCATAACTACTTTAATATACAAAGATTCTGGGGCAAAATATAGGGGCACTTCGGCTTCTCTGGGAGAAATGTTATCATCATGATGGTCATAGAGTTCGCGTCATCGAAGATCCCAGGGCGCATTAGGGGAGTTTGCAGCCTTGCTAAGTAACTGCCATTCTCAGGACTCAAAAGGGGTGTTTTGGCTTCGTTAAAATGGGAAGGGAGAGTGCGAGCCTGCGCGCTCCGTCTCCATCCCGAGACCGAGGCGGGCCGCAGCCTAGCACATCTCCCCTCACCCCGCAGGGCCCGCTTGGAGCCTGCTGGCGCGCTTGGCGGGCCGGCGTCGCCTGGCGGCCGGGGGCCCGTGGGCCCGGGACGTGCAGCGCGCAGGCGCCTGGGAGCTGCGCTTCTCCTACCGCGCGCGCTGCGAGCCGCCGGCCGTTGGGGCCGCGTGCGCGCGCCTCTGCCGCTCGCGCGGCGCCCCCTCGCGGTGTGGCCCGGAACTGCGCCCCTGCCCGCAGATTGAGGACAAATGCGAGGCACCGCGTGAGTCCTGCGTTCAACCCCACCCCATCCCGTCACGGCTCCTCCGGCTCCTTTCACAACCTAGTTACCCTCTTCAGGGAATTGGGGACCCGAGAACCCCTCGCCAGCTTCACTCATGGTCTTCAGCCCGCTCCCATGATCCAGCTACCACTTTCTGGGAAACTGAGGACCCTAGATTTCTCTCCAGCCCTGCCTGGGCACTCCAGCCCCCTTCTCTCTTCCCAGCACTCTTGTCTCCCCAAATAAGAACCGCACACCCATTTCCCATCCTTGTACCCCCAGTTACTCCCCGAATCCATACCCACACCCCTTTCCGGATGCTCGGACCCCAAAGCTCTTCTAATTCTGGGGCCCTCCCTACCCCCACTCAGGAGCTTTGGAAGCTCCTCCCATCCCCCCAGGGGTTTCACCATCCTCCCTCCCTGTGATTGCACTCCAGACCCCGCTGCGTTCTAAGGCTTGGGATCCCCCAACCCACCCTAGATATCGCAATGTCTGAGCCCCACTGAAGCCCCTAGGACCCCCAGGCTTATGCAGATCCTCCCAGACCTCCCCTAATCCAAGGCCCTCCCATTTCCCCTGAAAGGCCAAGGGTACCTCCTCAATCCTTGATCCTCTTTCTTCATTCTCCTCTCTCCAAGCTCAGACCTGGGAGCCCCCACTCCATTCTCCTTccaagagcacagactctggaactCATTGGTCTGGGTTCAGATCCTCGctgtgccacttcctagctgggtAAATCACCCTGCCtctcggggcctcagtttccctgtctgtaaacTGGGAGTCGCAATACCATCTAGCCCATTGGGTTGACAGTCACAAAGATGAAACAAGTGATGCACGGAAAGTGCTCAGAAATTTCTCTGATTTCCTATCCTCCCTTCATCAATattcctctttcctctgcctctccttcccccatAGCGGCATGTCGAGCAGGCTGCAGCCCAGAGCACGGCTTCTGTGAGCAGCCCGATGAATGTCGATGCCTGGAGGGCTGGACTGGGCCCCTCTGCACAATCCCTGTCTCCACCAGCAGCTGCCTCAGCCCCAGGGGCCCATCCTCTGCCACCACTGGATGCCTCGTACCCGGGCCTGGGCCCTGTGATGGGAATCCGTGTGCCAACGGAGGCAGCTGTAGTGTCAGTATCACAGCCCCCCCTCACCCCACCGATCCTGGGTAGTACTTTTCCCAGGGAGTCCCCTGTCTGGGGCTCCATGAGACAACAGCctgaggggggggggggctggggcagctatcagggagggcttcctggaggtgtcCAACCTGCATCTGGGGGCCTTGAAGTACGATGATGTGTTGGGGAGAGCAGACCCAGTGGGTGGCACCTAAAGGTGTGGATGTGGGAATGATGACGGATCCTGTCGGGCCACAAACTGCCCCGCCTATGGGGTAGAGAACCAGTCAGAGCTCAAGGTAGGGGTGGTGGGGCCGAGTGGGTTGAGGATTAGGGATGGGCGGgcatcagagaaggcttcctgaagATGGACCCGGGCTGGGGCTTCTGAAGTCCGATTTGGCAGACAGGAGGCGACTGGAGAAGCTAGACCAGACGAGTGGTCTGGGGGAAGCGAAGGTGTGGTGGTGGGAGTGAGCCTGGGATGAAGCAGAGCCTGGTGTGGGCCACCTGGACACTGCCACCACGGGACAGTGAGAAACACTCAGCGTTCAAGTTAGGGGGAGGGCCTGAGAAGGGGAGATCCAGGGAAGGCTCCATGGAAGAGGTGGGCTTAGAGCTAGGACCTGGAATTAGGCCTGGGCCATGCGGACAGCATCGGGGAGGGCAGACAGGGTGGGCAGCATTTGGCAGCAAAGGTGTAGAGGTGGAAACGGGATCTCTCCGGGCCTCCAGAGCCTCCCCTCTGTGGGGTTGGATGGGCAGACCCAGAAACGTGGAACAGAGAGGTTGTGTCGGCCTCAGGGACTTCCTCGGTGAGGCCCCTACACCCTAGGAGGTGGGACTAGACAAGGAGCAGCCCCCCAATGGTCAAGACTGGggaaggggggacttccctggcggtccagtggttaagactccgtgctttcaccgcaggaggcacaggttcaatccctggtcagggaactaagatccctcatgccgctcCGGGcggccaaggaaaaaaaaaaaaaaaaaaaaagactgaggagAGGGATGGGACTTCTTTCTAAGGAGATGTTGATCCAAAGTCCTCTTGCCCGTGCCCAGGAGACCCCAGGGTCCTTCGAATGCACCTGTCCCCGTGGGTTCTACGGGTTGCGGTGTGAGGTGAGCGGGGTGACATGTGCGGACGGACCTTGCTTCAACGGCGGCTTGTGTGTGGGAGGTGCGGACCCCGACTCTGCCTACATCTGCCGTTGCCCGCCCGGTTTCCAAGGCTCCAATTGTGAGAAGAGGGTGGACCGGTGCAGCCTGCAGCCGTGccggaatggtgaggtggggaggacagagcggtgagggaggggagtgggggtcCCTGCATGGTCAGTGGGCAAGAGCAGGGCTTGGCTCACACAGTCCCGGGTGGGGATCCTGGCTTTGCCTCCTCTCGGCCTGTGGctgggctcccctctgcccagtcTCAGTTTGCTCTTCTGTAAAACGGGCGAGGTGACATTCCTATCTCATAACTActtgttgagcatctactgtgtgccaggccctgttccagGGATACAGTAGGGAATGAGATGAAAACCCCCACCCTCGTAGAGCTGATGGAGCAGAGAGACAATAAAGAAGATCAATGAGTAAATATAGGAGGTTTTGTGGTGATAAAAACTAAGAGgagggaatcccctggtggttaggactctgtgcttccactgcagggggcacgggttcaatccctggtcggggaactaagatcccaaaagccgtGAGGCGccgccaaaaacaaaacaaaacaaaacaaaaaaaacgaagaaaaataaagccagaagGGGGATGAGAAGTAGTGTGTATGGGGTGGCAGCCTGGCATTTTAGCTAGAGTGGGTAAGGAAGACCATGCTGCAGGTAGGGAGGCAGCCATGTGGGGATCTGAGGGAAGAgtatgttccaggcagagggatgaACAAGTGCAGAGACCCTGAGGTAGGAATGTGCCTGGTGTGTTGAGCATCGCAGGGAAGCCAGTGTGGTTGGAGCAGAGGGAGTGAGGGCAGGCTGGCAAGAGATGAGGTAAGGGAGGTGACTGGGACAGATCCTGTAGGGCTTCATGGGTTATGGGGGGGATTCTGGTGTTACCCTGAGATGGAGCCAAAGGAGGGTTCTGACTAGTGGTGAGACCTGATTTGACATaggtattaaaatattaaatgagacCATGAATGTGAAGGGCTCAGCGCCCTCTTATTTTAATACTAATTCTCTCCAAAACGCTCGCTGAGTGTTCACTCTGGGCTGAGTGGTCGTGGGAACACAGCAGTGGTACATAGGGGTACCAGTCCAGAGGGGAAGACAGAGTCGTCCTTAGACAGGGCCCACAGTGGCCAGGGTGAGATGGGGGAGCGCAGGGTTGGGATGGAGGAAGAATCGGATGGCTTTCTGGAGGAGGGGACACCTGAGCACAGACCTGGAGGATGAGCTCGAGAAGAGAACAGGcgaaaagaatgagagaaaaggaggaagggaaaagggagaagaaggcACGGGCAAAGGCCAGGTGGTTCAAACCCGTCGTTCCAGAACTGTTGAAGCTATTTCAGTACGGTTAAAGccgagaaaaagagacagagactcAGAGAACCAAAGAGGTGTGAGGCCGAGTTAATCCAAGACTTCACCAGGGGGAAAAGAGGCGGGCCGGTTTTCCAGGCAAACTCCCAGAGGCTGGCCCTAGAGTTAGACGGTAGAGGGGGGCCCAGAGAAAAGATGAGGGCGGGGATCACCGAGCTGAGAAGAAATCGCGGGCGGGCTTGGGGCGGCGGGCTTGGGGGACTCCCCCCAATCGGGCCGCGCCCCTGACGCCCCCTTCCCCACAGGCGGGCTCTGCCTGGATCTGGGCCACGCCCTGCGCTGCCGCTGCCGCTCCGGCTTCGCGGGGCCGCGCTGCGAGCACGACCTGGATGACTGCGCCAACCGCGCCTGCGCCAACGGCGGCACCTGCCTGGAGGGCGGAGGCGCGCGCCGTTGCTCCTGCGCGCTGGGCTTCGGCGGCCGGGACTGCCGCGAGCGCGCCGACCCCTGCGCCGCGCGCCCCTGCGCCCACGGCGGGCGTTGCTACGCGCACTTCTCCGGCCTTGTCTGCGCCTGCGCGCCCGGCTACATGGGCGCGCGGTGCGAGTTCCCGGTTCACCCTAACGGCGCAGGCGCGTTGCCTGTGGCCCCGCCGGGTCTGAGGCCGGGGGACCCGCAGCGCTTCCTTTTGCCACCGGCTTTGGGACTGCTGGTGGCCGCGGGCTTGGCCGGCTCTGCGCTCTTGCTGGTGCACGTGCGACGCCGTGGCCCTGGCCGGGATACTGGGTCTCGCTTGCTGGCGGGGACCCCGGAGCCATCGGTCCACGCGCTCCCTGATGCACTCAACAACATGAGGACGCGGGAAGGTGCCGGGAATGGCCCGAGGTGAGGGGCTTGGCCGCAGACGTAAGGCTTGTCCCTCTCGGCTGCTTGCATCAATCTCCGTAATGCAATTGTCCTGATTCCTTGATGGGCCTTCCTTGATTGGTCCCTTTCTCTTATCCCAGCTCCAGCCTTTTTCTGGTTGGGTCGTTTCACAATTCCTCTGGTTGGCTTTGGGTTCCCCTCCTTGGTGGGTGGGAAAACAAGATATGAGAATTTAAAGTGTCTGGATCTTACTCTTTTCCTCCCGCAGCCCGTCCTCAGATTGGAATCGCCCTGAAGATGGAGACGCTCGTTCGGTTTACGTCATATCTGCTCCTTGTATCTATGCTCGGGAGGTAGTTACCCACCTTTCCCCACCCCTGCGCACGTTGGGCATGCTGGGCAGAGGCAGCTCCTGCTTTTCCTGTAGCTCtccattatctgtaaaatgaggagggtAGAGTCTCTCgaaggtcctctgcccattttccaGTTTTGACTTAATTTAGTTCTATCTTGCATGCCTTTTGCTATCGTTTTGAGCTACTTGGCATCTTCTCTTTGGATGACCTTTGGGCTTCAAGAGGTCACAGTGGGGAGCCTCAGCCAGAGCTTCTCCACTGATTTCCACTCActggggagagaggggggaggcGGAGGGGCAGACCTTTCTAATGCTTCCTACTTCCTCTGTTTCTAGGCCTGAGCTGCCCCTTCTCCATCAGCACCTGGGGACAGAACctggatatttttatattctctgcTTCAGACACTTTGGAGTTCAAGCTGGAAGGGGTGATGGGGAGGATTTTACCATTGGAAGTTGTACATAATGGTTATTTATATactatctctttttctctccccatctctccagaGACATCTATAAAGGCTCTTAGTTTGATCAGCTTTGACTCATCAAGTTGAGTGCTTTGTATGTGGTTTTGGGGCTGAGGGGAGAGATTTTGTCTCCTGAGAAGAATAATAGGACTCTAATGCAGGCGTCAGAAACAACTCAAAGTAGtttaaataaacaagataatttattagtttataaaagtgaaaatcctgTGGCAGGTGTAGCTTTAGCAGGGCTGGATTCAGGGGCTCAGTGTTTTCCTCCAGTTGTCTCTAGGATGACTTCATATGCAGACGGGCTTTCATTGGCCCTGGCTTGTCACATGGCCTTGCTCAAACTAGGGGCCAGGCAGTATGGCTTATTTTGATTGGCCAGGCTTGGCCATCTGTCTAGTGCGTGGCAGGGATTAAGGTCAGCCTGTCCAAACCACATGGAATATGTGGGCAAAGGAGTGTCCCTTTCTGTATCAAAAATCAGCGTTTGTTACTAGATGTAAGTACTGTACCTGGCAGGCAAACGGACAGAACCAGTCAGAGCAGAAAGAAACTATTTTACAGAGGAACGGGAGGCTCAGAGAGTGGAGTAACTGCTGCAGctccttcctgatgggatggAACAAATCTAGGTAAGATCTAGCAGAGAGGGGGAAGCTTCCTAAATTTGGGGACTATCCTAAGACAGTTCATCACACATCTAATACTACTTCTACCACTGAAAATAGAAAAAGCCTGCATCAGCCAATTTCTGCCAATCCTCCTTCCCCATATTTTCTAGTGGGGAGTAGGCTGAGACAGTGCCCAAGCACTTTTGGAAATGAGCAAAATCATAGGAACTGAAgatgagagaacagagaaaagtaACAAATGGAATATagcaacaaatgaacaaatgaaggagTCCTTTTATTAGAACATCAGCCAAGGGATCCACATGTTCTTTTAATTCAGTCAACGGTACCATATATTGAATAAATACTTATACGTACAAATTCTCCTTTCAAGTTTCACTATATTGAATTTCTGTGTCATGAGAATTAACTGTACCATTAAGGAATATGGACATTGAAACAAAAGCCTACTATCAAATGATATTTAAATTGAGATTAAAGGCAGACATCAACGCCAGCCCATTGTTCCTTCAAAGACAACGCGATATTCAGAGGCCGAGTCTTTGCTGCCTTGAACAAATTACACCACCTGCCGAGAGAGCAGAACTCAATTTAAAAGCAAAGATGGGAAGCTGTGTTACACtcatcatgtatttttttaaaaatttatttattttatgtatttatttttagctgcgttttGTCCtcgctgctgcgtgtgggctttctctagttgtggtgagcgggggctactcttcattgcggtgcacaggcttctcattgtggtggcttctctcgttgtggagcacgggctctaggtgcgtgggcttcagtagttgcggcatgtgggctcagtagttgtggctcgcgggctctagagcacaggctcagtaggagtggggcacgggcttagtcgctctgcagcatgtgggatcttcccggaccagggatcgaacccgtgttccctgcattggcaggtggattcttaaccactgcgccaccagggaagtcccttcatcaTGTATTTTTGATCAGTGACTGCATGCAAGCTGAAGGCAGGCAGCTGAATCCCATGGCTTCCCCCTTTGATGCACTTCTGGTGTCAAGGATGCCTCACCTATCTCAGAGTCTTGGCACCATCACTGTACATGTCGGTGAGTCATCACAGGAACAGTACTGGCTGGATTATCAAAGAGTGATGACCAGAGTCCTCTGATTCACCACCATAAGGGAAGAGTCCCACACCCAAGTCTGGAGGCCCTTTAAAGTGCAGGCTCTGTTCTATCGCTTTGCCTCACAGGCTGCTGCAGGCTCAGCCTAAGGTCGTAGCCTCTGGGGCAAGGAAGACTATCTCAGATGATCAGAGCTTGCAGGGAAGAGAAAGTTATTCTGGTCCAaatccttcacttttttttttttttaattttctttctttatttttggctgtgttgggttttcgttgctgcgcgcgggctttctctagttgcagtgagcgagggctactcttcgttgcggtgcgcgggcttctcattgcagtggcttctctcattgtggagcacgggctctaggtgcgtgggcttcagtagttgcggcacgcgggctcagtagttgtggctcgcgggctctagagcacaggctcaggagttgtggcacacgagcttagttgctccgcggcatgtgggatcttcccggaccagggatcgaacccgtgtcccctgcattggcaggcggattctcaaccactgcgcaaccGGGGAAGCCCCAAATCCTTCACTTTAAAGGTGAAAGGAAGCAGGGCCCCAGAGGACTAAGGTGGAGGGCATTGCACACCAAAGAGAaacttgtcattttttttctcttttggcagAGCTTTAAATCTTTAAATCAAGCATACACTTAATTGCATTTAGCACAATGGTGGTAGCAAATAAAGTAACCTAAATGATCACTCCAAAAAAgcgaaaacaaagacaaaaaaccaaaaagcctacaaatgcacagaaatcagactgct encodes:
- the DLL3 gene encoding delta-like protein 3, whose product is MVSPQMPQFLSPTVILALFFLPQTRPAGVFELQIHSFGPGPGPGAPRSPCKAGDTCRLFFRVCLKPGISEEAAESPCTLGAALSARGPVYTAQPGAPAPDLPLPDGLMRVPFRDAWPGTFSLIIETWREELGEQIGGPAWSLLARLAGRRRLAAGGPWARDVQRAGAWELRFSYRARCEPPAVGAACARLCRSRGAPSRCGPELRPCPQIEDKCEAPPACRAGCSPEHGFCEQPDECRCLEGWTGPLCTIPVSTSSCLSPRGPSSATTGCLVPGPGPCDGNPCANGGSCSETPGSFECTCPRGFYGLRCEVSGVTCADGPCFNGGLCVGGADPDSAYICRCPPGFQGSNCEKRVDRCSLQPCRNGGLCLDLGHALRCRCRSGFAGPRCEHDLDDCANRACANGGTCLEGGGARRCSCALGFGGRDCRERADPCAARPCAHGGRCYAHFSGLVCACAPGYMGARCEFPVHPNGAGALPVAPPGLRPGDPQRFLLPPALGLLVAAGLAGSALLLVHVRRRGPGRDTGSRLLAGTPEPSVHALPDALNNMRTREGAGNGPSPSSDWNRPEDGDARSVYVISAPCIYAREA